The Pontiella desulfatans sequence GTCGACCACGTTGTGGGCAAGGGCGGCGCCGTCTACAACAAGCAGGAGAGCTTTTGCCTCGAGACCCAGCATTTCCCCGACAGCCCCAACCAGCCCGGCTTCCCTTCCACCTTGCTGGCCCCCGGCGAAACCTACAAGCAGACCTGCATCTATAAGTTTGGAATCGCTTGATCGCCGGAACCGGTGCTCTTGCTACCTTGAGATCCGCAGACTCACCACCTCGTCAAGAAGTCGCAACGGAATGCCTGAAGGCTTATCGCGATATACCGGGTTTGGGGATTGGGTCGATTCCCGAGTGGATCCACCTTCATATAGCCGCCCGCATCATCCAGCTGAATGGCATGCAACGGCCGCTTGTGCTCATCCAGAAATTCAACCTGGGCATTTGCCAGTTTGATTTCCTTGCCCTTGTAGGTGAACTCAATGAAATAGGTATGCCCCGAGGTATTGAGTTCAGGGTTTGAACTCTTAACCGCCCGGGTTGTGACCATCTGGTCAAGAACCTCCACTTCGGTATGGCTGTCGTATAGACGGAAAGAGCACACGGCGACCGCCAACTGATCGGCAATCGACTGCCCGAACGTGGATGCTACAAATAAAGGAACCAACGACGCGACAACCATCCATGTTTTGCTCATCCTGCACTCCTTTCGAAAATGCCTAATAAATTGAAACCACAACACCTTATGTCGAGCGGCAGTTTAAAACCCGAAAGAAGAATGGCAAGGCATTTCCTCGGCACGGCGGGGAATTGAAGCTTGTTAAGCCCATGCTTAAAATCCAGACTAACAGCAATGAGGATCGGTTTTTCGACATTTGTATTGGATGGGGGGCAGACGGGGGTTGCGACGTATATCTGTGAGCTGTTGCGCTTTCTGCAATTGGAGGATACGGAAAACACGTATGACCTGCTGATGGCACAGAGGGATGCCGACCTGGTTCCGCTCACAAATCCCAACTTCAGCAAAACGGTGGTTCCCTCGATCATCGGCCAGCCGCTGGTCAACCTGGTTTGGCACAACACGGCGTTGGCGGCGGCGGGCAGGAAGCTCGATGTCCTGCACGTCCCGAGCGCGCGGCGCGTCCCGCTGGTGAAGGGCACCAAGGTGGTGGCTACGGTGCACGACCTGGCGGCGTTTGCGGTGGAGGCGAAATACGATCCTGCCCGCATGCTCTTCAACCGCAAGCTCGTGCCGGCCATGATCCGCAACGCCGACCACGTCATCACCGTGAGCGAATTCACTAAAAGCGACATCGTGAAACATGTCGGCTATCCCGAGGAGCGCATCTCGGTGATCTATTCGGGCATCAACCGCGACCTGTTCCAGCCGGTTGCGGCCGAAGAGGCGCGCGACAGGCTGCAGGTGCTCCACGGATTGGATAAACCGTTCTTCGTCTATGTTTCGCGGCTGGAGCACCCGGCCAAGAACCACGTCCGGCTGATCGAAGCCTTCGAACGCTTCAAGTTGCAGAACGACAGTTCGCACCAGCTGGTGCTGGCGGGGGCCGACTGGAACGGGGCGGATGCCATCAAGGCGCGGGCGGCGGAGAGCCCGGTGAAGGACGACATCGTGTTCCTCGGCTTCGTTCCGGTTAAATCGCTCCCCCTGCTCTACTCCGGGTGCGACCTGATGGTCTTCCCCTCGTTGTTCGAGGGTTTCGGGTTCCCGATCGTGGAAGCGCTGGCCTGTGGCGCGCCGGTGGCGTGCTCGAACACGTCCTCGATGAAGGAGATTGCCGGCGACCTCCTCCCTACCTTCGACCCAACCGATCCGGAGGCGCTATTCCGGAGCATGGAACGAACGGTTGCACAAGGCTGGAGCCCCGAAATGCGGACTCGCGGCACGGATTATGCTCTTACGTTCGATTGGCGGAAAACCGCCGAACGTGTTTTGGAGGTATATCGGTCGCTGACCTGACCGGGTTTGTTGTATGAAACGGGGAGCCACAACCCTTTTATGGATGATTGTCGTCGCGGCACTGGTCGTGACGGGCGTGCTCGTCTATCTGGAAATGCCGAAGGAGCAACCGAAGCTCGAACTCACCCGCAAGGAGTTCACCTGGCTGCAGGAAAATGCCGAAAACATCCGCCTTGCCCCGTTGCCTGATTCCCGGCCGGTCGATTTCATCGACGATAAAGGACGGCACGCCGGGCTGACGGCCGACTACCTCCGGCTGATCGAAAACAAGCTGGGGCTCCGCTTCAGGATTGTCCAGTGCGAAAACTGGGCCGAGATCCTCGAAAAACTGCGCAATCAGGAGATCGATCTGGTTGGCTCCGTGCAGAACACGCCCGAACGGCAGGGTTTCCTGCGCTTCACCGAGCCCTATTTCCGCCTGCCGACCGTCATCCTGACCCGCCAGGACTGGAGCGAGGAATTCAACATCGACAACCTGCAGGGCATGCCGGTGGTGGTGGTGGAAGGTTCGGCGATCCACGGGCACGTCGCCAAGCTCCACCCGGAATACAACCTGGTTCCGGTCAAGGATGCCGGCTCGGGGTTCCGGATGGTTTCGTTCAGCGAAGCCGACGCGATGGTGGCCGACCTGGGCGTGGCCTCGCACTATATCGACACCTATGCCATCGCCAACCTGCGGGTCGCCGGCGATATCGACTATCCGTGGGATCTTTGCCTGGCCTCGCGCAAGGATTGGCCCCTGCTCAACTCCATTCTCAACAAGGCGCTGGCGCACATCACCCTCGAGCAGCGGCGCGCCATCAAAAAGCAGTGGATCACCCTCGACGACACGGTACGCATTCCGCGCGAAGATTATCTGAAGGTGGTCGGAGGCATCCTGATTGTCACCTTGCTGGCGATTGGCTCGGTGATGTTCTGGAACCAGACCCTGCGCAAGCAGGTGACCCACCGCACCGAGGAGCTGGGGCAGGTCCGCCAGAGCCACGCGCAGGCCACACGCGCGCTCGGCGAAAGCGAAGAGCGCTTCCGGGCCCTAGTGGAATCGTCGAGCGACATGATCTGGGAAATGGATTTTTTCGGCAGCTATCTTTATGTGAGCCCGCGTGTGCGCGAAATCCTCGGCTACACCCCCGAGGAGCTGATTGGCAAGAGCTCGTTTTCGTTCATGGACAAGGAGGAATCCGCCCGCAACCTGGCCGCCTTGCGAACGAGTACCGTCAACTACACCTTCGACTGTGAAATCAACACCTTCATCCATAAGAACGGGCAAAAGGTGATCCTCGAATCGAGCGGCCGGGCCTTTGCAAACAACAAGGGCGAAGTGGCCGGTTTCCGGGGCGTGGCGCGCAACATCACCGAGCGCATCGAAAACGAGGGCGCCCTGCGGCGTTCGGAGGAGCGGTTCCGCAACCTGGTGGAAACCTCTTCCGACTGGATCTGGGAGGTCGATAACGCCGGCAACTACACCTATGCCAGCCCGCAGGTCGAAACCCTGCTGGGCTTTGCGCCGAACGAGCTGATCGGCCGCCACTTCACGGAAAACATGCCCCCGCAGGATGCCGAATCATCCCGGTCGCAGTTTGCCGGGATCGTTGCCCGGGGCGGGGCCATCCATGCCAGCGTTTCCACCAACCGGCACAAGGACGGGCGAACGGTTATGCTGGAGACGAGCGCGGTGCCGTTCTACGACAAGGATTGGAACATCCAGGGTTACCGCGGCATTGTCCGCGACATCACCGACCGCGTCGCTTTCGAGAAGGAGCTCGAATTCGAGCGCAACCTCTTCCGCACCTTCATGGAACATGCGCCCGACCTGATCTATTTCAAGGACGCGAAGGGGCGCTTCATCGAGGTTAACTCCGCCAAGGCCAAGGAAGTGCAACTCAGCCCCGAGGATTTGATCGGCCATACCGATTTCGACTATCTTCCGCAGGAACAGGCGCAGGTGCGGCTGGAGGATGAACGGGAGGTCATGCGGACCCGCAAGCCGCTCCAGAAGGAGGAGCTTGCCACCACACCCAGCGGGGATTGCTGGTATCTCACAACCAAGGTGCCGCACCATGACGGGGAAGGAAACGTGGTTGGCACGTTCGGCACCTCCTGGAACATTACCTACCGCAAACTGGCCGAAGAACAGCTCCGCCAGCTCCGCGCCCTGCTCAGCAACACGATTGACTCCATGCCCTCCATCCTGGTCGGGGTCGATTCGGGAGGCACGGTGATCCAATGGAACCGTCAGGCGGTATCGATTACCGGAATTCAACCGGTCGATGCCATCGGGAGGCCCCTGCGCGAGGCCTTCCCCGGCTTGGTCAAGGAAATGGTCAAGGTGGAACGGGCCCTGCGCGAGCGAGCGCCGCAACAGGAGGAACGCATCCGCATCCAGGAGAACGGGCGCACCCGCTACAACGATATCACCGTATTCCCCCTGCTCGACGGCGAAACCGAGGGCGCCGTCATCCGAGTCGACGACGTGACCGACCGCGTCATGATCGAAGACAGCATCCGAAACATTGTCGAGGGGGTCGCCGCCGTTGGCCGCCGCTTCTTCAAATCGATGGTCGACCAGCTGGCCAAGACCCTCGATGCCGATTTTACCTTCATCAGCGAATTCATCGGCGAAGAACGGACGGCCATGCGCACCATCGCGGTTTCCGACAGGGCGCAAACGGGCGCGAACTTCGAGTTCGATCTCGCCAACACCCCTTGCGAGCTCGTGCTGAAGGGCGATTCGTGCCTCTATATCGAACGGGCGCAGGAGCGCTATCCCGACACCCAGATGCTGCATAACCTGGACATTGATGGATACATCGGCATCCCGCTGGTCGATTCCGAGGAGAATGCGCTGGGAATGATGGTGGCCATGTATCGCAAACCGGTGGAACAGGTTGAGTTCGCCACTTCGATCATGCAGGTTTTCGCCGGGCGCACCGCGGCCGAGCTGGAGCGCCTCCAGGCAACAAAGGAACTCGTTGCGCTGCAGAACCTGATGGAAAACATCATCAACTCCATGCCTTCGATCATTGTCGGTGTGGACGCGGATCGCCGCGTGATGCAATGGAACCACCAAGCCGAAAGCCTTTCCGGAATGGATGCGGCGCGGGCGCACGGCCAACCCCTCGACCGCGTTTTCCCCGACCTCGGCAACGAAATGAACCGCGTGCTCGAAACCATGGGCTCCCACGGTGTGCAGCACCACGAGCGGATCCACTGCTCCATGAAGGGCGAGCCGCACATGGTCGATGTCACGATCTATCCGATTACCACCGATGGTTCGGAAGGCGCCGTGATCCGGATCGACGATGTGACCGACCGCGTGCGCATCGAGGAAATGATGATCCAATCGGAAAAGATGATGTCGGTCGGCGGCCTGGCGGCCGGCATGGCACACGAGATCAACAATCCGTTGGCGGGCATCCTCCAGAACCTGCAGGTGATGCGCAACCGGGTGACGCACAACACCGACCGCAATATGGACGCGGCGCGGGATGCAGGCACATCGCTCGAAGCCATCCAGAACTATATGGAGGCGCGCGGCTTGCTGAAGATGATGGAATCCATCTCCGAGGCCGGACGGCGTGCCGCCAAGATTGTCGACAACATGCTCAGCTTTAGCCGCAAGGACGAGGCGCACTTTGCCCCGAACGATCTCGAGGAGATCATCGAGCGGAGCATCGAGCTGGCCTCGAACGACTACAACCTGAAAAAACGGTTCGATTTCAGGCATATCCGCATCGATCGGGATTTCGATGAGCTCGAACCCATCCCGTGCGAGGGCAGCCAGGTGCAGCAGGTGATGCTCAACCTGCTGTCGAACAGCGCCCAGGCCATGGCCGCCCGCCCGGATGAGGCCCCGGAACCCCGGATTGTGGTTCGGTTGAAAAAAGAGAAGGACATGGCGCTGATCGAGGTGGAGGACAACGGCCCCGGCATGGATGAGGAAACCCGCAAGCGCGCATTCGAGCCGTTCTTCACCACCAAGGAGGTGGGGCACGGTACTGGATTGGGCTTGTCGGTCTCCTATTTCATCATCACCGAAAACCACGGCGGAACCATGAATGTGCACTCCGCCCCGGGCCGCGGCGCCCGTTTCAGCATCCGGATTCCGTATGAACACCGCATGGAACGTTGGGGGTTGCGCCTGTGACGCCCATGAGAAATGGCTTGGGTTTGCCCGATGGTTCGTTTTAGCATGCCGGGCTGCTGGAGATTATGCGCATGAACGACTATTCAAACATACGGGTGCTGGTGGTGGACGATGAGCCGGGCATTCGCGATAGCCTGTCCGCCTTCCTGGACGATTATGGCTTCGATGCCATGGGCTGCGGAAGCACCGAGGAGGCGCGCGATCTGATGATCGAGAATACCTTCGATGTCTGCGTGGTAGACCTTCGCCTGCCGGGCCTGAGCGGCGAGGATTTGATCCTGCTGGCCAGCAAACGCTTCCCCAGCCAGCGCTACATCATCCATACCGGTTCGATTTCCTATAATCTTCCCCAAGAGCTCCGGGCCATCGGCATGAGGCCGGAACATGTGTTCCACAAACCGGTGCGGGTCTTGAGCATGCTGGTGAAGCGCATCAAGGAGCTGGCTGAAAACCCTGCGGCCCAACTGCCTTTGCCCAAACTCCAGCAAGCCGAATAGTCCCACTATGGACTTGGGTTGTGACCACCGAACATTATAGTCTCGAGGTTCAATAAAGGAATCTTGATGGCTGACTACTCTTCAATACGTGTTCTGGTGATCGATGACGAGCCGGCGATCTGCTCCAGCTTGTCCGCCTTTCTCGAGGACTATGGTTTCCGCGCATCCACGGCGGAAAGTGCCGAGGAAGCTCTCGACCTGATGAAAAGCAACGTCTACGACGTCTGCATCGTCGATATGCGCCTGCCGGGCATGAGCGGGGAAGACATGATCATCCAGGCGCGCGAGCGCTACCCGGAGCAACGCCACATCATCTATACCGGTTCGATCTCCTACAACCTTTCCGAAAAACTCAAGGAGCTGGGCATGCGCCCGGAGCACGTCTTCCTGAAGCCGGTCCGCGTACTCTCCCTGCTCGTCAAATGCATCAAGGAACTCGCGCCCGACACCCAGGCGAAATGACCCCGGAACAACCACAGACCAAAGTGCTGGTGATCGAAGACGAAGCCCCCGTCCGCGATAGTTTCCACAATTTCCTCGAAGACCAGGGCTATGCCGTTTTCGAGGCAACCAATGGGCGCGAAGGAATCGAACAGTTCGACCAATGCCAGCCCGACGTCGTTTTGATCGACCTGCGCATGCCGGTCATGAACGGGCAGCAGGTGCTTGAACGGCTGGCCCCGAAAGCTCCGGACACCCCCCTGATCATTATCTCCGGCACCGGGCACATCGGCGATACCATCGAGGCGCTGCACCTCGGTGCGTGGGACTACCTGCTCAAACCGGTGGCCGATCTCGACATGCTCGACCACGCCATTACGGCGGCGCTCGAGCGCGCCCGGCTGATCGCGGAAAACCGCGAATACCAAAAAGGGCTCGAAATACGGGTTGAGGAGCGTACACGCGAACTGAACGCGAAGGTGGAGGAACTGACCCGCTTCAACCGCATGGCGGTGGGGCGCGAACGGCGCATCATCGAGCTCAAACGGCAAATCAACAACCTGCAGGTTGAACTCGGGCGGGAGCCCCAATACAAGTCGCCGCAAATCATCGACGAAGATCCCTCCCTGCTCGACTAGTCCGCCATGCCCGACTCCGTAGCCATCATCATGCGCGCAAAGGACGAAATGCCGTATGTCCGGCAGGCCCTGGACATGCTCAAGCGGCAAACCTTCACCGATTTCGAACTCTGCGCCGTTGATTCGGGCTCCACCGACGGAACGCTCGAGGAACTCGAAACCCATTGCGGAAACCTTGTCCGTATTGCCCCGGGCGACTATGCCCCGGGAAAAGTGCTCAACGACGCCATTGCGCGAACCTCGTCGGGCATCGTTGTTTTCCTGAATGCCGATGCCGTTCCCCAATCCGACGATTGGCTCGAACGCCTGCTGGCCCCGTTGCACGAAGGCCGGGCCGATGCCACCTTCAGCAAGCAGGTTGCCCGGGCCGATGCACGGTTCATTGTGGCCTACGACTATGAGCGGGCCTACAACCCGGCCAGGATCGAACCCGGCTTCTTCTCCGCCGTCGCCTGTGCGTTCCGGCGCGGGCTTTGGGAAAAGCACCGGTTCCGGGAGGAGGGCTACGCCGAAGACGTTGCCTGGGCGAAGGCATGTGTTGCCGATGGCGCCCGGTTCCAGCTATTGGGAGATTCGGTGGTCGAGCACTCGCACAACTACTCCCTCAAGGGTTTGTTTGAAAAGCGGCGCCGCCAGGCGGTCACCTTCAACGAGGTGCCGAACCTCGGCAAACAGGTTGCGAAGTGCTTCCGGGAACTTGTCCGCGACCTGCTCCATGCCACCCGGAAACTCAAGCTCCACACCGTCCCCTACAACCTCGCCTACCGCATCACCATCCACCGCGCAATCCACCAAGGGCACAAGCACCGATGAGCAAATATACCATCAGGGGATCGGAAGCATTGGATGCGCGGATCGATATTCATCTCGAACATATCGCCAAAACCGTGGCGCCCTATTGCGAGGCCGTCGTGCTGCTGGGCGGCTATGGGCGGGGCGAAGGCACGCCGTTCATCAAACCCGATGGTTCGCAGGCCCCGTTCAACGACTATGACCTGGTCGTCATTGTCGATACGCTCAACACGGCGGTGCGCCTACAGTTCAACACGCTGGAAAAACAGCTGACCGAGGATCTCGGCCTGCCCGTCGATCTCTGCCCCTATGCCAAGGCGGAGCTGCCCTCCCGCGAGTTTTCCCTGCTGAACTATGAAATGAAACATGGCCACATGGTCATCCGGGGCGATGAACATGTGCTGGACGCCATGCCGAACTATGCCCACGATGCCATTCCGCTTTCGGAAGGCGCGCGCCTGCTGCTCAACCGCGGCAAGCTGCTGCTCGACATCAAGCGGCGCCTTTCCAATCCCGAGCCCCTCTTCGCGGTGGAGAGGATCCGCCTCATCAAGTTTATCCACAAGGCGCTGCTGGCCTTCGGCGACGCCGCC is a genomic window containing:
- a CDS encoding glycosyltransferase family 4 protein; translated protein: MRIGFSTFVLDGGQTGVATYICELLRFLQLEDTENTYDLLMAQRDADLVPLTNPNFSKTVVPSIIGQPLVNLVWHNTALAAAGRKLDVLHVPSARRVPLVKGTKVVATVHDLAAFAVEAKYDPARMLFNRKLVPAMIRNADHVITVSEFTKSDIVKHVGYPEERISVIYSGINRDLFQPVAAEEARDRLQVLHGLDKPFFVYVSRLEHPAKNHVRLIEAFERFKLQNDSSHQLVLAGADWNGADAIKARAAESPVKDDIVFLGFVPVKSLPLLYSGCDLMVFPSLFEGFGFPIVEALACGAPVACSNTSSMKEIAGDLLPTFDPTDPEALFRSMERTVAQGWSPEMRTRGTDYALTFDWRKTAERVLEVYRSLT
- a CDS encoding PAS domain S-box protein; amino-acid sequence: MKRGATTLLWMIVVAALVVTGVLVYLEMPKEQPKLELTRKEFTWLQENAENIRLAPLPDSRPVDFIDDKGRHAGLTADYLRLIENKLGLRFRIVQCENWAEILEKLRNQEIDLVGSVQNTPERQGFLRFTEPYFRLPTVILTRQDWSEEFNIDNLQGMPVVVVEGSAIHGHVAKLHPEYNLVPVKDAGSGFRMVSFSEADAMVADLGVASHYIDTYAIANLRVAGDIDYPWDLCLASRKDWPLLNSILNKALAHITLEQRRAIKKQWITLDDTVRIPREDYLKVVGGILIVTLLAIGSVMFWNQTLRKQVTHRTEELGQVRQSHAQATRALGESEERFRALVESSSDMIWEMDFFGSYLYVSPRVREILGYTPEELIGKSSFSFMDKEESARNLAALRTSTVNYTFDCEINTFIHKNGQKVILESSGRAFANNKGEVAGFRGVARNITERIENEGALRRSEERFRNLVETSSDWIWEVDNAGNYTYASPQVETLLGFAPNELIGRHFTENMPPQDAESSRSQFAGIVARGGAIHASVSTNRHKDGRTVMLETSAVPFYDKDWNIQGYRGIVRDITDRVAFEKELEFERNLFRTFMEHAPDLIYFKDAKGRFIEVNSAKAKEVQLSPEDLIGHTDFDYLPQEQAQVRLEDEREVMRTRKPLQKEELATTPSGDCWYLTTKVPHHDGEGNVVGTFGTSWNITYRKLAEEQLRQLRALLSNTIDSMPSILVGVDSGGTVIQWNRQAVSITGIQPVDAIGRPLREAFPGLVKEMVKVERALRERAPQQEERIRIQENGRTRYNDITVFPLLDGETEGAVIRVDDVTDRVMIEDSIRNIVEGVAAVGRRFFKSMVDQLAKTLDADFTFISEFIGEERTAMRTIAVSDRAQTGANFEFDLANTPCELVLKGDSCLYIERAQERYPDTQMLHNLDIDGYIGIPLVDSEENALGMMVAMYRKPVEQVEFATSIMQVFAGRTAAELERLQATKELVALQNLMENIINSMPSIIVGVDADRRVMQWNHQAESLSGMDAARAHGQPLDRVFPDLGNEMNRVLETMGSHGVQHHERIHCSMKGEPHMVDVTIYPITTDGSEGAVIRIDDVTDRVRIEEMMIQSEKMMSVGGLAAGMAHEINNPLAGILQNLQVMRNRVTHNTDRNMDAARDAGTSLEAIQNYMEARGLLKMMESISEAGRRAAKIVDNMLSFSRKDEAHFAPNDLEEIIERSIELASNDYNLKKRFDFRHIRIDRDFDELEPIPCEGSQVQQVMLNLLSNSAQAMAARPDEAPEPRIVVRLKKEKDMALIEVEDNGPGMDEETRKRAFEPFFTTKEVGHGTGLGLSVSYFIITENHGGTMNVHSAPGRGARFSIRIPYEHRMERWGLRL
- a CDS encoding response regulator — encoded protein: MNDYSNIRVLVVDDEPGIRDSLSAFLDDYGFDAMGCGSTEEARDLMIENTFDVCVVDLRLPGLSGEDLILLASKRFPSQRYIIHTGSISYNLPQELRAIGMRPEHVFHKPVRVLSMLVKRIKELAENPAAQLPLPKLQQAE
- a CDS encoding response regulator, with protein sequence MADYSSIRVLVIDDEPAICSSLSAFLEDYGFRASTAESAEEALDLMKSNVYDVCIVDMRLPGMSGEDMIIQARERYPEQRHIIYTGSISYNLSEKLKELGMRPEHVFLKPVRVLSLLVKCIKELAPDTQAK
- a CDS encoding response regulator, with translation MTPEQPQTKVLVIEDEAPVRDSFHNFLEDQGYAVFEATNGREGIEQFDQCQPDVVLIDLRMPVMNGQQVLERLAPKAPDTPLIIISGTGHIGDTIEALHLGAWDYLLKPVADLDMLDHAITAALERARLIAENREYQKGLEIRVEERTRELNAKVEELTRFNRMAVGRERRIIELKRQINNLQVELGREPQYKSPQIIDEDPSLLD
- a CDS encoding glycosyltransferase family 2 protein, whose protein sequence is MPDSVAIIMRAKDEMPYVRQALDMLKRQTFTDFELCAVDSGSTDGTLEELETHCGNLVRIAPGDYAPGKVLNDAIARTSSGIVVFLNADAVPQSDDWLERLLAPLHEGRADATFSKQVARADARFIVAYDYERAYNPARIEPGFFSAVACAFRRGLWEKHRFREEGYAEDVAWAKACVADGARFQLLGDSVVEHSHNYSLKGLFEKRRRQAVTFNEVPNLGKQVAKCFRELVRDLLHATRKLKLHTVPYNLAYRITIHRAIHQGHKHR
- a CDS encoding nucleotidyltransferase family protein codes for the protein MSKYTIRGSEALDARIDIHLEHIAKTVAPYCEAVVLLGGYGRGEGTPFIKPDGSQAPFNDYDLVVIVDTLNTAVRLQFNTLEKQLTEDLGLPVDLCPYAKAELPSREFSLLNYEMKHGHMVIRGDEHVLDAMPNYAHDAIPLSEGARLLLNRGKLLLDIKRRLSNPEPLFAVERIRLIKFIHKALLAFGDAALLAAGQYDISYSVKKERILKIGECPGRERIVQGYLQAVELKEWGDFQALDEYGIESEFSGVCEQFLRFMPWYRHQYSRRECSIPKAVALNLKWNRRLCTQHPRVQLYDAIIELLQDKAAMSHQRFYELQRRFS